The Triticum aestivum cultivar Chinese Spring chromosome 7B, IWGSC CS RefSeq v2.1, whole genome shotgun sequence genome window below encodes:
- the LOC123159955 gene encoding pollen receptor-like kinase 3, which translates to MGPSPHHHHLLALLVAGIAAVVLPLGGAAEGMSETEALIHLKKSFSNSSSVSSWLLTDNGGQSPCAPGSHEWHGVVCGRGKVTGLRLSGLQLGGTIDVDALSSFPDLRSVSFAGNNFTGPLPSFHRLTALKSMFLSDNKFNGAIPDEFFPNLNHLKKLWLDGNELSGHIPASLAEAEALIELHLERNKFTGELPPAPPPALKAFDVSDNDLDGVVPEAFRRFDVSGFRGNQYLCYVPTPGQTCKRPEITPESTNWLGVVLAMLLALAIVIVVVFCACGGQPVRVHGYDHAHKGDTEDTPPVYMVKQGSSTAQKRSMSWLGRRTGGSSAGGTGGRHRRASSAAKVDGMSTGGVAGDLVIVNDCKGVFGLTDLMKAAAQMIGSGGLGSAYKAVMANGVAVVVKRARDMNRATRVAFEAEMKRLGGIRHANLLPPLAYHYRKDEKLLVYEYIPKGSLLYVLHGDRGVDYAALDWPTRLKVTAGVARGAAFLHAELAGAGHDVPHGNLKSSNVLLAPDFEPLLVDFGYSSLVNYTESPASMFSRRAPECVAGHPASAKADVYCLGIVLLEILTGKFPSQYNANGGTDLVMWATTAQADGHEQNLFDQGIVTACEYALPDMKRLLRIAMECVEADLERRPDMKQAASSVEETVAAALATVRQEAPT; encoded by the coding sequence ATGGGCCCCTctccgcaccaccaccacctcctcgccctcctcgtcgccggcatcgCCGCGGTGGTCCTCCCTTTGGGAGGCGCCGCCGAGGGCATGAGCGAGACGGAGGCGCTGATCCACCTGAAGAAGTCGTTCTCCAACTCCTCCTCGGTCTCGTCGTGGCTCCTCACCGACAACGGCGGCCAGTCCCCGTGCGCCCCGGGGTCGCACGAGTGGCACGGCGTGGTGTGCGGCCGCGGCAAGGTCACCGGGCTCCGCCTCAGCGGGCTCCAGCTCGGCGGCACCATCGACGTCGACGCGCTCTCCAGCTTCCCCGACCTCCGCTCCGTCTCCTTCGCCGGCAACAACTTCACCGGCCCGCTCCCCAGCTTCCACCGCCTCACCGCGCTCAAGTCCATGTTCCTCTCCGACAACAAGTTCAACGGTGCCATCCCCGACGAGTTCTTCCCGAACCTTAACCATCTCAAGAAGCTCTGGCTCGACGGCAACGAGCTCTCGGGCCACATCCCGGCGTCCCtcgccgaggccgaggcgctcaTCGAGCTCCACCTCGAGCGCAACAAGTTCACCGGGGAGCTCCCTCCCGCGCCGCCCCCGGCGCTCAAGGCGTTCGACGTTTCCGACAACGACCTCGACGGCGTCGTCCCGGAGGCGTTCCGGCGGTTCGACGTCAGCGGGTTCCGCGGGAACCAGTACCTCTGCTATGTCCCGACCCCCGGCCAGACGTGCAAGCGCCCGGAGATCACGCCCGAGTCGACCAACTGGCTCGGCGTGGTGCTGGCCATGCTGCTCGCCTTGGCAATCGTGATCGTCGTCGTCTTCTGCGCGTGCGGCGGCCAGCCGGTCCGCGTCCACGGCTACGACCACGCCCACAAGGGCGACACGGAGGACACGCCGCCGGTGTACATGGTGAAGCAGGGATCATCGACGGCGCAGAAGCGGAGCATGTCGTGGCTCGGGAGGAGGACGGGAGGGTCGTCGGCAGGCGGCACAGGCGGGCGGCACCGCCGGGCGTCGTCCGCGGCGAAGGTGGACGGCATGAGCACCGGGGGCGTCGCCGGTGACCTGGTCATCGTGAACGACTGCAAGGGCGTGTTCGGTCTGACGGACCTGATGAAGGCGGCGGCGCAGATGATCGGCAGCGGCGGGCTCGGGTCGGCGTACAAGGCGGTGATGGCCAACGGCGTGGCGGTGGTGGTGAAGCGCGCGCGCGACATGAACCGCGCCACCAGGGTCGCGTTCGAGGCCGAGATGAAGCGCCTGGGCGGCATCCGCCACGCCAACCTGCTGCCGCCGCTGGCGTACCACTACCGCAAGGACGAGAAGCTGCTGGTCTACGAGTACATCCCCAAGGGCAGCCTCCTCTACGTGCTCCACGGCGACCGCGGCGTGGACTACGCGGCGCTGGACTGGCCGACGCGGCTCAAGGTGACGGCCGGCGTGGCGCGCGGCGCGGCGTTCCTCCACGCCGAGCTCGCCGGCGCCGGGCACGACGTGCCGCACGGCAACCTCAAGTCGTCCAACGTGCTCCTCGCGCCGGACTTCGAGCCGCTGCTGGTCGACTTCGGCTACTCCAGCCTCGTCAACTACACGGAGTCGCCGGCGTCCATGTTCTCGCGCCGGGCACCCGAGTGCGTCGCCGGGCACCCGGCGTCCGCCAAGGCCGACGTGTACTGCCTCGGCATCGTCCTCCTCGAGATCCTCACCGGCAAGTTCCCGTCGCAGTACAACGCCAACGGCGGCACGGACCTGGTCATGTGGGCGACCACGGCGCAGGCCGACGGCCACGAGCAGAACCTGTTCGACCAGGGCATCGTGACGGCGTGCGAGTACGCGCTGCCGGACATGAAGCGGCTGCTGCGGATCGCGATGGAGTGCGTGGAGGCGGACCTGGAGAGGCGGCCGGACATGAAGCAGGCCGCGTCGAGTGTGGAGGAGACGGTGGCTGCGGCGCTGGCGACGGTGAGGCAGGAGGCACCCACGTGA
- the LOC123156546 gene encoding pentatricopeptide repeat-containing protein At3g18110, chloroplastic: MPLMAVSSPPPFSFPSARHPRRATAGATAASSATASDDFDYPLADPSIRWPSLRFPHLPAPRFPAADAAPPPPAPARPEPAEDDSSAPSASGPSAVAVEPLDARAHRGRLKKLSKVALRRARDWRERVSDLAGRLLALPPGAPVAEVLDDAWVSPDELAYVVRAVGAASWRRALDAFEWLVASGDGAPGPRVVAVVLGVLGRARQDGFAEEVFLRFAGEGATVQVFNAMMGVYARSGRFDDVRQLLDAMRGQGIEPDLVSFNTLINASAKSGCLAPGAAFDLLHEVRQAGLRPDVITYNTLISACSQGSILDDAMAVFKEMIDSECRPDLWTYNAMVSVHGRCGTAQDAEGMFMELLDKGFKPDAVTYNSLLHAFAKEGDVDAVERVCEELVKAGFRKDGITYNTMIHMYGKMGRLDLALGLYDEMRAIGCTPDAVTYTVLIDSLGKVDRISDAGKVLEEMVDAGLKPTLVTFSALICAYAKGGRRDEAEQTFDRMVASGVKPDRLAYLVMLDIIARSGETKKLMALYRTMMKDGYMLDDTLYQVMLAALAKGNEHEEIEGVIQDMEAVCQMDQQLVYSILIKAGCISQGAKLLKKACLQGHEPDSKSLLSILDAYETTGKHEEGLSLLQCIREHVPSSHNMISECSIMLLCKNQKIAAALQEYSSMQTLMCGSFGQDRNLYECLITCLEEAEFLPEASQVFCDMQFIGVESSQKIYESMISTYCKLGFPETAHQLMDEAVQSGVWLNTLSSRVTIIEAYGKTKLWQHAENFVKGLNQEAGVDRRIWNALIHAYAESGLYEQARAVFDIMIKKGPLPTVDSINGMMRALIIDGRLDELFVVVQELQDMGFKISKSTVILMLEAFAKAGDVFEVMKIYNGMKEAGYLPNMHIYRSMISLLCRNKRFRDVELMVAEMEAAGFKPDLVILNTLLLMYTGNGDFDKTVQVYHSILEAGLEPDEDTYNTLIVMYSRNLRPEEGFTLLNEMGKRGLTPRLESYKSLLVASGKAKLWEQGEQLFEEIRSKGYRLNRSLYHVMMKMHRDACNHSKAEQLLAAMKEDGIEPTIATMHILMTSYGTAGHPVEAEKVLNSLKCSSLEVSSLPYSTVFDAYLKNGDYNLGITKLLEMKRDGIKPDHQVWTCFIRAASLCEQTDDAVLLLNSLQDCGFDLPIRLLTERTPSLLTEVDSFLEELETLEDSAALNFVNALEDLLWAFERRATATYIFQLAVNRSIYRHSIFRVIEKDWGADFRKLSAGAALVALTLWLDQMQDASLQGSPESPKTIVLVTGEGEYNMVSLRKTIRAYLLEMGSPFLPCRARTGRFVAKFYSLKMWLKDSPFCMDLELKDALALPKMNSMKLTEGYFMRAGLVSTFKDIHEQLGEVRPKKFSRLAMLSEESRAKFIKADIKGRKDKLERNKEKGLVVPRKSKKGPRRAKFVREQSTQEVLK, translated from the exons ATGCCTCTCATGGCCGTCTCCTCCCCACCACCCTTCTCCTTCCCCTCCGCGCGCCACCCCCGCCGCGCCACCGCCGGGGCCACAGCAGCGTCCTCCGCCACCGCCAGCGATGACTTCGACTACCCCCTCGCCGACCCCTCCATCCGCTGGCCCAGCCTCCGCTTCCCGCACCTCCCCGCGCcccgcttccccgccgccgacgccgcccctcctcctcccgcCCCGGCGAGGCCGGAGCCCGCGGAGGACGACTCATCCGCGCCCTCCGCCTCCGGCCCCTCGGCCGTCGCCGTCGAGCCGCTGGACGCGCGGGCCCACCGCGGGAGGCTGAAGAAACTGAGCAAGGTCGCGCTGCGCCGGGCGCGGGACTGGCGGGAGCGCGTGTCCGACCTGGCGGGCCGCCTCCTGGCGCTCCCCCCCGGCGCGCCCGTCGCAGAGGTGCTCGACGACGCGTGGGTCTCCCCCGACGAGCTCGCCTACGTCGTGCGCGCCGTGGGCGCGGCCTCCTGGCGGCGCGCGCTCGACGCCTTCGAGTGGCTCGTGGCGAGCGGCGACGGGGCCCCGGGCCCCCGCGTCGTCGCCGTCGTGCTCGGGGTCCTCGGCCGCGCTCGCCAGGACGGGTTCGCGGAGGAGGTCTTCCTCCGCTTCGCCGGGGAGGGCGCCACCGTGCAGGTGTTCAACGCCATGATGGGCGTGTACGCCCGCTCCGGCCGCTTCGACGACGTTCGGCAGCTGCTTGACGCAATGCGCGGCCAGGGGATCGAGCCCGACCTTGTCAGCTTCAACACTCTGATCAATGCCAGCGCCAAGTCCGGGTGCTTAGCCCCTGGCGCCGCCTTCGATCTCCTGCACGAAGTCCGGCAAGCTGGGCTCAGGCCGGACGTTATCACTTACAACACCCTGATTAGTGCTTGCTCGCAAGGTTCCATTCTGGACGATGCAATGGCGGTGTTCAAAGAGATGATTGATTCAGAGTGTCGGCCAGACTTGTGGACATACAATGCCATGGTGTCAGTTCATGGCCGGTGCGGGACGGCACAGGATGCTGAGGGCATGTTCATGGAACTGCTAGACAAGGGTTTTAAGCCGGATGCAGTTACCTATAATTCTCTCCTTCATGCTTTTGCGAAGGAAGGAGACGTCGACGCGGTGGAGCGTGTGTGCGAGGAGTTGGTTAAGGCTGGGTTCAGGAAGGATGGAATTACTTACAATACCATGATTCATATGTACGGGAAAATGGGCAGGCTTGACCTGGCACTTGGTCTCTATGATGAGATGAGAGCCATAGGCTGCACTCCGGATGCTGTGACTTACACTGTCTTGATTGATTCTCTGGGGAAGGTGGATAGGATTTCTGATGCAGGGAAGGTGCTGGAGGAGATGGTAGATGCAGGGTTAAAGCCAACCCTGGTAACTTTCAGTGCTTTGATATGTGCATATGCCAAAGGCGGTAGGCGGGACGAGGCGGAGCAGACATTTGATCGCATGGTTGCATCAGGTGTCAAACCCGATCGTTTAGCCTATTTGGTTATGCTGGACATTATCGCAAGGTCTGGTGAGACGAAAAAGCTGATGGCTCTGTATCGGACAATGATGAAGGATGGTTACATGCTAGATGACACCTTGTATCAGGTTATGCTTGCTGCACTTGCAAAAGGAAATGAACATGAGGAGATTGAAGGAGTTATCCAAGACATGGAGGCTGTTTGTCAAATGGATCAGCAACTGGTATATAGTATACTCATCAAGGCAGGTTGCATTTCTCAGGGTGCTAAGCTGTTAAAGAAGGCATGCCTACAAGGACACGAGCCTGACAGTAAGAGTTTACTGTCCATTCTGGATGCTTATGAAACAACGGGAAAGCATGAAGAAGGTCTATCTTTGCTTCAATGCATCCGGGAGCATGTCCCCAGCTCCCATAACATGATATCTGAATGTTCCATCATGcttctgtgcaaaaatcagaagaTTGCTGCTGCCCTTCAAGAGTACAGCAGTATGCAGACATTAATGTGTGGATCTTTTGGCCAAGATCGTAACTTGTATGAGTGCCTGATTACATGCCTTGAGGAGGCTGAATTCTTGCCTGAAGCTTCTCAGGTGTTCTGCGATATGCAGTTTATTGGCGTAGAGTCTTCCCAGAAGATATACGAGAGTATGATCTCTACATACTGTAAATTGGGCTTCCCAGAAACTGCTCACCAATTGATGGATGAAGCTGTACAGTCTGGTGTTTGGCTAAATACTCTTTCATCTAGAGTAACCATAATCGAAGCATACGGAAAGACAAAACTCTGGCAGCATGCGGAAAATTTCGTGAAAGGACTGAATCAAGAGGCAGGTGTTGACAGGCGAATTTGGAATGCGTTGATACATGCCTATGCCGAGAGTGGCCTTTATGAGCAAGCAAGGGCAGTCTTTGACATTATGATTAAAAAGGGCCCTCTACCAACAGTTGATTCAATTAATGGAATGATGAGAGCATTGATTATTGATGGCAGACTAGATGAGTTGTTTGTGGTTGTTCAGGAGCTTCAAGACATGGGTTTCAAGATCAGCAAAAGCACAGTAATCCTAATGCTTGAAGCTTTTGCAAAAGCTGGGGATGTATTCGAGGTAATGAAAATATATAATGGGATGAAGGAAGCAGGATACCTGCCAAATATGCACATCTACAGAAGTATGATTTCCTTGCTCTGCCGTAATAAACGATTCAGGGATGTTGAATTGATGGTTGCGGAGATGGAGGCAGCAGGATTCAAGCCGGATCTAGTCATACTTAATACCCTTCTTTTGATGTATACTGGGAACGGAGACTTCGACAAGACAGTACAAGTATACCATAGTATTTTGGAAGCTGGCTTAGAGCCTGATGAAGATACATATAATACACTGATAGTCATGTACAGTAGAAACTTGAGGCCTGAAGAAGGTTTTACTCTCTTGAATGAGATGGGTAAACGAGGTTTGACACCCAGGTTAGAATCCTATAAAAGCTTGCTTGTGGCATCTGGAAAAGCAAAACTATGGGAGCAAGGTGAACAGCTTTTCGAGGAAATAAGATCAAAGGGTTATCGGTTAAATCGATCTTTATATCACGTGATGATGAAAATGCACAGGGATGCCTGCAACCATTCCAAAGCCGAGCAACTGCTAGCAGCAATGAAAGAAGATGGCATCGAACCAACAATTGCCACTATGCACATCCTCATGACTTCTTATGGGACTGCGGGGCACCCAGTCGAAGCTGAGAAAGTGCTGAACAGCTTGAAATGTTCCAGTTTGGAAGTCAGCAGTTTACCATACAGCACTGTTTTTGACGCTTACTTGAAAAATGGTGACTACAATCTTGGAATCACAAAGTTGTTGGAAATGAAAAGAGATGGTATAAAACCAGACCATCAAGTTTGGACATGTTTCATTAGGGCTGCTAGTTTGTGCGAGCAGACTGATGATGCCGTTCTTCTCCTAAACTCTTTACAAGATTGTGGATTTGACCTTCCTATTAG GCTCCTGACTGAGAGGACTCCATCCCTGTTAACTGAGGTTGACAGTTTTCTAGAAGAACTCGAGACACTAGAAGATTCTGCTGCTCTGAACTTTGTAAATGCACTAGAAGACCTGCTGTGGGCATTTGAGCGTCGAGCAACTGCTACATACATTTTCCAGTTGGCAGTAAATAGAAGCATATACCGTCACAGTATCTTTCG GGTGATAGAGAAGGACTGGGGAGCTGACTTCCGGAAATTGTCTGCTGGGGCTGCACTTGTCGCTCTAACATTATGGCTTGATCAAATGCAA GATGCTTCACTGCAGGGTTCACCAGAATCCCCCAAAACTATTGTACTGGTCACAGGAGAGGGGGAATATAACATGGTATCCTTGCGTAAGACGATCAGAGCGTACCTTTTGGAAATGGGCTCCCCTTTCTTGCCATGTAGAGCTCGAACAGGTCGCTTTGTGGCGAAGTTTTACTCTCTTAAGATGTGGCTGAAAGATTCTCCTTTCTGCATGGATCTCGAGTTGAAAGATGCCCTAGCTCTTCCTAAAATGAACTCAATGAAGCTGACTGAAGGGTACTTCATGAGAGCTGGTCTTGTATCAACATTCAAAGATATACACGAGCAACTTGGGGAAGTACGGCCAAAGAAATTCTCCAGATTGGCTATGTTGTCAGAAGAAAGCAGGGCCAAATTTATTAAAGCTGATATAAAAGGAAGGAAAGACAAACTGGAGAGAAATAAAGAAAAGGGgcttgtcgtaccaagaaaatctAAAAAAGGACCACGGAGAGCAAAATTTGTTAGAGAACAAAGCACGCAGGAGGTTTTGAAGTAG
- the LOC123157681 gene encoding L10-interacting MYB domain-containing protein: MSGAAEWSVENTQIICELFAEQVNAGNRPGNYLTPNAFDEVGRQFKMRTGLDYTYTQLKNKWDKLKGDFSLFKKLKFRETGAGWDYVNNTVSQDDEWWKKAKIDIKGCGKFKKKGLANEQNLRIIFGDITTDGTDHWNPSSGIPPPSSAAVKAAINVDDIEDLDLDDTEEQTSQATPTSSKVRLGIVIPEKNKKPKTAQVMCEQVTRIGDIAEASHSSFQSFMKQDEANCVTSVMDEVIACGATVGTDEFFMASELFVKRAQREMFLYIPLESRKSRTFKNKVHWKNRCNNTECDGSM, translated from the exons ATGTCTGGGGCTGCTGAATGGAGCGTTGAAAACACTCAGATTATCTGCGAGTTGTTTGCTGAGCAAGTGAACGCCGGAAATAGGCCAGGCAATTACTTGACACCAAATGCATTTGATGAGGTAGGAAGGCAATTTAAGATGAGAACTGGGCTAGACTACACATATACACAACTGAAAAACAAATGGGACAAGCTTAAAGGTGATTTCAGTTTGTTCAAGAAACTCAAGTTCCGGGAGACCGGAGCCGGATGGGACTATGTGAACAACACCGTGTCAcaagatgatgagtggtggaaaaAGGCCAAAATT GACATTAAAGGTTGTGGCAAGTTCAAGAAGAAAGGTCTTGCTAATGAGCAAAACTTGCGGATTATATTTGGAGATATCACAACTGATGGTACAGACCATTGGAATCCCTCTTCCGGCATACCTCCCCCCTCTAGTGCAGCGGTGAAAGCCGCCATCAATGTTGATGACATCGAAGATCTTGATTTGGATGATACCGAAGAACAAACATCTCAGGCAACACCTACTTCATCTAAAGTGAGGCTTGGGATCGTCATTCCGGAGAAGAACAAGAAACCAAAGACTGCACAAGTGATGTGTGAGCAAGTTACAAGAATTGGTGACATTGCTGAGGCTTCTCACTCATCATTCCAGTCTTTCATGAAGCAAGATGAGGCAAACTGTGTCACCTCGGTCATGGATGAAGTCATTGCTTGTGGTGCAACAGTCGGTACCGATGAGTTCTTCATGGCTAGCGAGTTGTTTGTGAAGAGGGCGCAAAGGGAGATGTTTCTGTACATTCCTCTTGAGTCCCGAAAGAGTAGGACCTTCAAAAATAAGGTACATTGGAAGAACCGGTGCAACAACACAGAATGTGATGGCAGTATGTGA